ACAGCATACCAAACAGGAAATAATAATTACCTCCCCGCACCATCTTTCTCCCAAATACTCACTATTCTACCAAAAAATAGTCCACTTACCCCCATCAAAAATACACAAATACAAATAAAAATATATCCAAATCCCGCACAAAAAAAACTCACTATCCAACAAAATAACATATCTCAAACTCCCATAACCCTTGCTATCATCAACCTTAATCAACAACTCATCCATCAACAAACGCTCTCTTTCGAAGGAAAAACATATTCTCAAATAAACATAGAACATATTCCCAATAATACTTATATACTCATTCTATCCAATCAAAATCAAGAAATACTACTCATAGAAAAACTACAAATAAACAATGAATAAAGT
Above is a window of Chitinophagaceae bacterium DNA encoding:
- a CDS encoding T9SS type A sorting domain-containing protein; amino-acid sequence: LSFETITNKTIGDAPFIITASASSSLAVVFSASNTLININNSTVTINGAGTVRITAYQTGNNNYLPAPSFSQILTILPKNSPLTPIKNTQIQIKIYPNPAQKKLTIQQNNISQTPITLAIINLNQQLIHQQTLSFEGKTYSQINIEHIPNNTYILILSNQNQEILLIEKLQINNE